In Gemmata obscuriglobus, a single genomic region encodes these proteins:
- a CDS encoding SMI1/KNR4 family protein: MAVQVSYLFGHGKRSHAIAEIELLRARLAELRRRDPGYKVFGSRAHRYQSAPVGQAELDRAEATLGVPLPTEYRRLMLELGHGAGPYYGLWSPGESLDEFLGRAQEYEAEEGRPVRPAGPFPLAAADLRDAEVSPAARDWPCDGCMPICHQGCTFWSVLVLTGEFAGRIWDVACFVGFSGEWLPARRPPGWWEFGMPHPRQLPPLPSPPTLTEWFAGWAERCLTDLPEQAEPGAAPDTAR, translated from the coding sequence ATGGCGGTGCAGGTGAGCTATTTGTTCGGCCACGGAAAGCGGAGTCATGCGATAGCAGAAATCGAGTTGTTGCGAGCGCGCCTCGCTGAACTGCGGAGGCGTGACCCCGGTTACAAGGTGTTCGGGTCCAGGGCGCATCGCTACCAGAGCGCCCCAGTTGGACAGGCGGAGTTGGACCGCGCCGAAGCCACGCTCGGTGTACCGCTCCCGACCGAGTATCGGCGGCTCATGCTGGAACTCGGGCACGGGGCCGGCCCCTACTACGGGCTGTGGAGTCCTGGCGAGTCACTGGACGAGTTCCTCGGGCGAGCTCAAGAGTACGAGGCCGAGGAGGGTCGGCCGGTGCGTCCGGCCGGCCCCTTCCCGCTCGCCGCGGCTGACCTGCGCGACGCTGAGGTCAGCCCAGCCGCCCGTGATTGGCCGTGCGACGGCTGCATGCCGATCTGCCACCAAGGCTGCACGTTCTGGTCGGTACTGGTGCTGACGGGCGAGTTCGCCGGGCGTATATGGGACGTTGCGTGCTTCGTCGGGTTCTCGGGAGAGTGGCTGCCGGCGCGCCGACCGCCGGGTTGGTGGGAGTTCGGGATGCCACACCCGCGTCAGTTGCCCCCACTGCCCAGTCCACCGACGTTGACCGAGTGGTTCGCCGGTTGGGCCGAGCGGTGTCTCACAGACCTTCCCGAGCAGGCCGAACCCGGCGCTGCACCTGACACCGCCCGCTGA